A portion of the Stigmatopora argus isolate UIUO_Sarg chromosome 15, RoL_Sarg_1.0, whole genome shotgun sequence genome contains these proteins:
- the LOC144089906 gene encoding endophilin-B1-like, translated as MDLTQLAVDAGQFINRAVQYTGESLGQADKTNLDPSLEELVKQIDATKTWTDLIVSQTEAVLQPSTAARLEERLYEHLDWPAPTRPRAQELLGEQMIQAGLELGTNSPYGTSLLKCGEAQKQLGEAQRKFAQSANIHFLTPLRHFGAIEYKTMQEERRMLLNKRLDLDVAKTRLRRAHEAEQESRTLDANPMEDDYFSSHVSYMFRFMRVRWIKMWAQEISQAETELKICETLFHRQTEVTRQLLGEISNTHEKHMQSLNDFVDSQMCYYAQCKQHAMELQKQLASVPAVLCSNKWQSSITNGASRHNEASPAEQDQLDSAVVVHHLPEFHQDSWGTEACTNNNNNNRELDHTHTSERDRPPSLEPTSPD; from the exons tacacgGGGGAGAGTCTTGGCCAGGCTGACAAGACCAACTTGGACCCCAGCCTGGAGGAGCTTGTCAAGCAGATTGATGCCACTAAGACTTGGACGGACCTCATCGTGTCACAGACGGAGGCAGTGTTGCAGCCCAGCACAG CTGCACGACTCGAGGAGCGTCTATACGAGCATCTTGACTGGCCAGCCCCCACCCGACCTCGCGCTCAAGAGCTCCTGGGGGAGCAGATGATTCAAGCCGGGCTGGAGCTGGGGACAAACAGCCCCTATG GAACGTCGTTGCTCAAGTGCGGCGAGGCTCAGAAACAGCTCGGCGAGGCCCAGAGGAAGTTCGCCCAAAGCGCCAACATCCATTTCCTCACTCCTCTGCGACACTTTGGTGCTATTGAATACAAAACCATGCAG GAGGAGCGCAGGATGTTGCTGAACAAGCGTCTGGACTTGGATGTCGCCAAGACCAGACTGAGGAGAGCACACGAGGCTGAACAAGAGTCCAGA ACCCTGGACGCAAACCCGATGGAGGACGACTACTTTTCGTCTCACGTCTCCTACATGTTCAGATTCATGCGTGTCCGCTGGATTAAG ATGTGGGCTCAGGAGATCTCTCAG GCAGAGACAGAGCTGAAGATTTGTGAAACTTTGTTCCATCGCCAGACGGAGGTCACGCGACAGCTTCTGGGAGAAATTAGCAACACCCAC gAGAAGCACATGCAGAGCCTTAACGACTTTGTGGATTCGCAGATGTGTTACTACGCTCAGTGCAAACAGCACGCCATGGAGCTTCAGAAACAACTAGCCAG CGTTCCGGCAGTGTTGTGCTCCAACAAGTGGCAGTCATCCATCACCAACGGAGCGTCTCGTCATAACGAGGCATCCCCCGCAGAGCAGGATCAACTGGACTCCGCCGTGGTCGTCCATCACCTTCCGGAATTCCATCAAGATTCTTGGGGGACCGAAGCGTgcactaacaacaacaacaacaaccgggAACTTGACCACACCCATACATCAGAACGGGACCGGCCGCCATCTTTGGAGCCTACCTCTCCCGACTAA